One stretch of Amycolatopsis tolypomycina DNA includes these proteins:
- a CDS encoding ABC transporter permease, with translation MTTPDQAAVLVDPDEHRGGTGTARFVLTKIVEALISIVLVIVLFFFLFRMLPGDPVAAMTRDHPTSPQQIAELREKMGVDKPVLVQFGTYFWNLLHGDLGESRLLNNGRPVADMIGERLWPTILLVGSATLLAVVLGLWLGIRAAWRRDSFFDRSQTGLALTLWSVPQFWLGLMLLVATGGLFPSRGMHSPDAAPDVLSQTLDVLHHLVLPCVTLLAVFYAQYMLIMRSSLLGEMNADYLTTARAKGLRDDLVRRRHAVPNALLPTTTLVFMQFGSVLAGAVTVEAVFSWPGLGQLTYDALHGPDLPVLQGVFTVLAGAVVLMNLLAELLYRVLDPRVRTS, from the coding sequence ATGACCACCCCCGACCAGGCCGCGGTGCTCGTCGACCCCGACGAGCACCGCGGCGGGACCGGCACGGCCCGGTTCGTGCTCACCAAGATCGTCGAAGCGCTGATCAGCATCGTGCTGGTGATCGTGCTGTTCTTCTTCCTCTTCCGGATGCTGCCCGGCGACCCGGTCGCCGCCATGACCCGCGACCACCCCACCAGCCCCCAGCAGATCGCCGAGCTGCGCGAGAAGATGGGCGTCGACAAGCCCGTCCTCGTCCAGTTCGGCACCTACTTCTGGAACCTGCTGCACGGCGACCTCGGCGAGTCCCGGCTGCTCAACAACGGCCGCCCGGTCGCCGACATGATCGGCGAACGCCTCTGGCCGACCATCCTGCTCGTCGGCAGCGCCACCTTGCTCGCCGTCGTCCTCGGGCTGTGGCTGGGCATCCGCGCCGCCTGGCGCCGCGACAGCTTCTTCGACCGCAGCCAGACCGGGCTCGCCCTGACGCTCTGGTCGGTCCCGCAGTTCTGGCTCGGCCTGATGCTGCTCGTGGCGACCGGCGGCCTGTTCCCCAGCCGCGGCATGCACTCCCCGGACGCCGCGCCCGATGTCCTCTCCCAGACCCTCGACGTCCTGCACCACCTGGTGCTGCCGTGCGTGACGCTGCTGGCGGTGTTCTACGCCCAGTACATGCTGATCATGCGGTCGTCGCTGCTGGGGGAGATGAACGCCGACTACCTCACCACCGCCCGCGCCAAGGGGCTGCGCGACGACCTCGTCCGCCGCCGCCACGCCGTCCCCAACGCCCTGCTGCCCACCACCACGCTGGTGTTCATGCAGTTCGGCTCGGTGCTGGCCGGCGCGGTCACCGTCGAGGCCGTGTTCAGCTGGCCCGGCCTCGGCCAGCTCACCTACGACGCCCTGCACGGCCCCGACCTGCCGGTGCTGCAGGGCGTGTTCACCGTGCTGGCGGGCGCGGTGGTGCTGATGAACCTGCTCGCGGAACTGCTCTACCGCGTGCTCGACCCGAGGGTGCGTACCTCATGA